In Flavobacterium sp. N3904, one DNA window encodes the following:
- a CDS encoding tetratricopeptide repeat-containing sensor histidine kinase, whose product MNHLIKILISIYSILIIGNSLYGQNNMQSTEILKSSLQKATIDTLKTNILNLNEIANTYFKQNNNSKALEYYNKSLALNSKIKDSDGYAYCLSNIAIIYSKERQYPKAVNYFTKALDNYDKSQIDKIDNTLKQLSKTYLLLAGVEPKNRKKYIYLSTQTLERISSKQKQYSQSVEALKEQLQKTTVDTTKISLLNRLSSSYFYINPKEGIRYGEAALKLATKIKWLKGIALANDNLGVCQWVLTDYIKALNYFYKSLSTYKKLKDLNGISSTYNNLGLINVEIKKYAQAFIFFNQAFEINKKTGNKILMVYNLNNIAMAYYNQKKYAKALEYYSKSKVLNESMNDLNGLAYCYAKIGTIYSDQNDYAKGLDYYKKALRYLDKGQSYNIGNTYLEMGITFHKMALVNPNNTAQLLTKSVIFLNKSLKLFIELGVLDKQNSCYFELYKILKEQGNYSDALTYFDKYTSLKDSINLNENENKIANILSTRKIELKDKKIEIQNLKIKNAFRKVYLLVTITGIVAILLIVFFWLYITKRNVNYQLVVKNKIISNINNQKDKFFSIIANDLRGPFNGFLGLTELLAEDLDSMNNDEIKLAAVTMKNSATNLNRLLENLLEWSRMEQGLIPFAPQEIKLKAVVSECIATFEDAAKTKEITINTEISTNTMVFADNNILHAIIRNILSNAVKFTPHGGKIVVHGEEDENKTTISITDSGIGMNTIILENLFRLNVQTNRKSTNEEPSTGLGLILCKEFVEKHGGKIWAKSEEKKGTTFFINLPKH is encoded by the coding sequence ATGAACCATTTAATTAAAATATTGATTTCTATTTACAGCATTTTAATTATTGGTAATTCTCTGTATGGACAAAACAATATGCAGTCAACTGAAATATTAAAATCAAGCTTACAAAAAGCTACTATAGATACTCTTAAAACAAACATTCTTAATCTTAACGAAATTGCCAATACCTATTTTAAACAAAATAATAATTCAAAAGCACTAGAATACTACAACAAATCACTTGCCCTGAATTCAAAAATAAAGGACTCGGATGGTTATGCATATTGCCTTTCAAACATCGCGATAATTTATTCAAAAGAAAGGCAATACCCAAAAGCTGTAAATTATTTTACAAAAGCCCTAGACAATTATGACAAATCCCAAATTGATAAAATTGACAATACTCTTAAGCAATTAAGTAAAACCTATCTATTGTTAGCAGGAGTTGAACCGAAAAACAGAAAAAAATACATCTATCTCTCTACCCAAACTTTAGAGCGAATCTCTAGCAAACAAAAACAATATTCACAATCTGTAGAAGCACTAAAAGAACAGCTTCAAAAAACAACTGTAGATACCACAAAAATTAGCCTCCTGAATAGGTTATCCAGTAGTTATTTTTACATCAACCCAAAAGAAGGAATTCGATATGGTGAAGCTGCATTAAAACTGGCAACAAAAATAAAATGGCTAAAAGGAATCGCACTAGCAAATGACAATCTTGGCGTGTGCCAATGGGTTTTAACAGACTATATCAAAGCGCTTAACTATTTCTACAAATCATTATCCACTTATAAAAAATTAAAAGATTTAAACGGGATTTCTTCTACTTATAACAATTTAGGATTAATCAATGTTGAGATAAAAAAATACGCTCAAGCCTTTATATTTTTCAATCAAGCCTTTGAGATAAATAAAAAAACCGGCAATAAAATATTGATGGTTTATAATCTGAATAATATTGCTATGGCATATTACAATCAAAAAAAATATGCCAAAGCCCTTGAATATTATTCTAAGTCAAAAGTATTAAACGAATCCATGAATGATTTAAATGGTCTTGCCTATTGTTACGCCAAAATTGGAACAATTTATTCTGATCAGAATGATTACGCAAAAGGTCTTGACTATTATAAAAAAGCATTACGCTATCTTGATAAAGGTCAATCTTACAACATAGGAAATACCTATCTGGAAATGGGAATCACATTTCACAAAATGGCTTTGGTAAATCCCAACAATACAGCTCAATTATTGACAAAATCAGTGATTTTTTTGAACAAATCTCTTAAATTGTTTATAGAATTAGGCGTATTAGACAAACAGAATAGCTGTTATTTTGAACTATATAAAATTTTAAAAGAACAAGGCAACTATAGTGATGCATTAACCTATTTTGACAAATACACTTCACTAAAAGATTCAATTAACTTAAATGAAAATGAGAATAAAATTGCCAATATTCTATCTACTCGTAAAATTGAATTAAAAGACAAAAAAATTGAGATTCAAAATCTTAAAATAAAAAATGCTTTTAGAAAAGTATATTTATTAGTAACTATAACTGGAATAGTTGCCATACTACTTATTGTGTTTTTTTGGTTGTACATAACCAAACGAAATGTCAATTACCAACTTGTAGTAAAAAACAAAATAATATCAAACATTAATAATCAAAAAGACAAGTTCTTCTCTATAATAGCAAATGATTTACGAGGACCTTTCAATGGTTTTCTAGGATTAACAGAATTATTAGCTGAAGATCTTGATAGTATGAACAATGATGAAATAAAACTTGCCGCAGTGACAATGAAAAACTCGGCAACAAATTTAAATCGATTATTGGAAAACTTGCTAGAATGGTCCAGAATGGAACAAGGACTAATACCTTTTGCTCCTCAAGAAATTAAATTAAAAGCAGTCGTATCAGAGTGTATAGCTACTTTTGAAGATGCGGCCAAAACAAAAGAAATAACAATAAATACTGAAATATCAACAAACACAATGGTTTTTGCAGATAATAATATTCTACATGCCATAATTAGAAATATCTTATCAAATGCTGTAAAATTCACGCCACATGGTGGCAAAATAGTTGTTCATGGCGAAGAAGATGAAAATAAAACGACGATTTCTATAACCGATTCGGGAATTGGAATGAATACTATAATACTAGAAAACTTATTTCGCTTGAATGTGCAAACCAACAGAAAAAGCACCAATGAAGAGCCAAGTACCGGTTTAGGATTAATTCTTTGTAAAGAGTTTGTAGAAAAACATGGAGGAAAAATTTGGGCAAAAAGCGAGGAGAAAAAAGGAACTACTTTTTTTATTAATTTACCAAAACACTAA